DNA from Fusarium falciforme chromosome 7, complete sequence:
GCGTCACTTACAGTTCGTATCTTCACTCGCTCTAGTCCCCAATACCTCAAGGGGTTGCTTCATGTTCTCGGGGCCCGCGGACCCGATCGGCCGTAAGAGATTGGCCCCATAAGGCGCTGTTCGGTTCCCGCGGACATGCATGCCACACGCAAGAGGATCCACAAATTAGGGTGGCCGGTCCCGGGGTTTCCAGTCACGGAGATGGTCTGAAGAAACGAATACAGCTGCCTTGATAGGCTGAAGGGTGTCTTTTAAGTGACATGATTCCTGTAGTTATGCTCATCCTCAAAACAGATGAATAACGACAAGGCAAGCGCGAACTACACAATGTAGCCGATGTTGATTTTATTTCATTTCATTTCATCAGACATGTCAGAAACATAACCATTGCCAGAGTCATATCAACCTAGATGTGTGGGAATTTCTTACCCTAGGTTGTACGGACCCTTCTCGCGCTTGAGTCACTATTCTGAATTACAGACAAATATGCACAAActtttagatattttaatacaGCTGCTCTATTTAGTGAGTGTAGCTTGAAATTGAGCAAACTCAAAAGCAACAACCATACGTTGAGGAGGCTGTTTGATACGATAACCCCTGTTCCTTAGCCGGTGTCGCCGAAAGCCCTTGCAAGGAGATCCCACTATACAAAGATTAGGATACCGATGGGACTAGCAAAATAAGGGCAACTATTAGCGTGTTCTTTTcgttaaatattaatttagaGTTTCGTATCCATTTTTGTAGTATTGACTCACATTCTGAATAAGAATCTTGGCCCCTTGCTATAGAGTATATaagccctccttctcccccCTTCTGGATTTCACTCCTTGTCTATCCCATCCTCGGACACTGGGTTCCATTTGACCCTCTCGTTCAACACCCCAACCGACGGCATCTTCACTGTTTACCCCTCATCCGAAGCCGAGGCCAGGATGCATTTCATGCACTTTCTCTCCTTGGCCCTCGCAGGCGCGATGGCATCCCCGGCCCCTGTGGACGCAGGGCACGACCTGCACAAGCGAGCTCAAGAGCGAAACCACGACTCTATTCAACCTATTGCATCGAACTGGGCTCAGGATTCTGTCGGCCGAGCCTTGAAGCAGTACCAACCTTCACTGCTTTCTGTTGAAGGCTGCTGGGCATTCCCCGCCGTCGACCAGGAGGGAAACTGGAGCGGTGGTCTGAAACCGTCGGGCGGCAAGACCGGCGGCTGCTCCCGCAGTACGGGACAGACCTATGCCCGTGGTGCCTGGCATAGAGAAAAGTTTGGAATGATGTACTGCTGGTACTTCCCGAAGGACCAGACTGATTCCCCGGTCCCCAGGGGACACCGCCACGACTGGGAATGCGCCATTGTCTGGATCAGCAACCCTGGCCG
Protein-coding regions in this window:
- a CDS encoding NPP1 domain protein — its product is MASPAPVDAGHDLHKRAQERNHDSIQPIASNWAQDSVGRALKQYQPSLLSVEGCWAFPAVDQEGNWSGGLKPSGGKTGGCSRSTGQTYARGAWHREKFGMMYCWYFPKDQTDSPVPRGHRHDWECAIVWISNPGRPQLQGISTSAHGGWKRWDKVNPWNVRGDAFKVKYFQDIKVFGTHSLDITGDDGGGFAPLIQYELLPVAARNSLNTVNWESATFMMKDPLFRKNLEAAYPFAKNSPCKQC